The following is a genomic window from Butyricimonas faecihominis.
AGGATTGAAGTCTATGGTGCTGGGGACATCGATAAAATCTTATCGTATAGTAACCACTTTCCGTCTCACGAGTCGATCAGCCTCCCTTACAAAATGCTTTTACGGAAATCGTTTTGTGTCTGTGAAGCAAGACTATTTAGATTTTACCAAAGCGAATAGTGTCTTATTTCCACAAGATGGCGGTGTACTTTACCATTGTACACTAGATGTCCGCAATGGAGTTTATTCAGATAAAGCAGATGCTATTATACGAGATGTGATTGAAAAGCTGGAAAAATTTTACCCTGATCGTTCTTTAGCTATCATAACACCTTTTAGAGATTCTGTAAAGGAACTGCAGAAACGTTTCTGTACGTCTGACCTTGAACTGGATATAACTATCGAAACGATAGATAGAATCCAAGGTATGACTGTTGATTATGCTATTCTATACATTCCTGGAAGGAATCCGGGTTTCGCACTAGAAGATCGACGTTTTAATGTAGCAACAAGCCGTTCGCTTAGTACGACTCTCATTATTTCAGATATGCCTCTTAACGAATTTCACACTGTATCACCTACAGTATTACAGTTTATAGATAATTGTGATAAGTTTGATGGTAAAACAAATGTATGGAGAACTAATTTGCAAGAGTCAGAATCATCAGCCCCTATAGTCCAACCTATATCTGAAGAAAAAACAGTATCAACGGTCTCCTCCACAATAGGGTTGAGAGTTGTAGGTAAAATTGACCTTTCTCAATTTGAACGGAAAAAGAAGGAATTAAGTATAACAAAGAAAAACTATTATATCATTGATACTAATGTTTTTGTGGACTATCCCGATATTATTTCTAAGATTGACAGAAAGTATCCTATCATCTTGTCTGCAAAGATGACGGATGAGCTCGATAAGATGAAAATCAAATTAACTGAAGAACGAAGACAAAACGCGGAGAAGGCTTTACGTAATCTTAATAATGAGTCACAGCATGAGATTTTATACGAGTTCGCAGATACTTCTTTATTGCCAGATGACTTTGATAAACGTTCACCTGACAATATGATATTATCAGTCGCATTAAAGTATAAAGAACAGAATCCAATTATGCTTACATCAGACAATGGGCTACAACTTAAGTCTAAGCTATTGGGTATAACTACAATCTCGCTTAAGAAATTTCTAAAAAATAATTTACGCTAAGTATAGAAAGCGACATTGATTTCTTATTCTGTAAGCCATCTGCATCTTTCATGTGGGTGGCTTTCTGTTTCTATACATTTTTATCTTCACAACCTTATGATTCGATGATGATTCCCTTATGTCGAGAGGCATAAACGAAAAAATCTAATAATGGAATTTGTCATTATATGCACTGATAATCAGTGCATATAGTTTATGATTCTTATGACCTGCTGATGTTTCTTTATGTGATATTTGCCATCCATAAATCAGTATTGAAATTTGCCATTACTTTGCAGCAAAATCAACTAATAACGATATGGAAGACATGAACATTACATTTGAAGATTTGCCTAAGGCAATGTCATGGATGATGGACAAACTCAATAAACTTGATTCCAAGATTGACAGTCTGAACAACATCCCACAAGTACGGCCTGTCGACCAGTGGATGAACCTGAAAGAACTGTGCGAATACCTACCCAGCCATCCGGCGGAACAGACCGTTTACGGATGGACGAGTTGCCACCAGATTCCGTTTCATAAGAGAGGGAAGCGTATCATGTTTCTCAAATCGGAGATTGACGCATGGCTTCATGACGGCAAACGGAAATCGCAGAAGGAACTGGCGGATGAAGCCGCCCAATTCATAAAGTCAAAAAGAAATACCAGGTTCTAATGGATTCAACCAATTTATGCAATGCACTCAGAATGGAATTTGAAGGGGTCTTTGAAAGCAAGATTCCTTTGGATGCTTTTCCTGCCAAAATTCAAGATATGATATTGGCTTTAGCACGGCAAGAAAATTATTCCATTGAGTACATGATGGCTTCTCTTTTGGTGGCAGTGTCAACCGCTATTGGCAACGCTGTCAATATCCGTATTCGTGGTGGATGGATTAGTAATCCTGCCCTCTATATGATATTGGTAGGTCGTCCCGGAATGGGCAAAACCCCACCTTTGGATTTCGCATTCCGCCCTATCCGAAAGCATGATGCAAAAATCATCAAGCAATTCAAATTGGATATGGAGCATTATAATAGCTTGATTGAAAACAACAAGGTCAAAAAAGACAAATCCTCTTCACTGCCGGACAAACCTGTTTTACGAAGAATCATCATATCCGATTTTACACCGGAGGCTTTAATGCGTGCGCTGGATGACAATCAGCGAGGTGTCGTGGTATATGTGGATGAAATAATGGGAATGTTTAATGCCGTGAATCAATATAGCAAAGGGCAACTCATTGAACAGTTATTGACTGCATTCAGCGGAAAGCCATTGGATGTTTCAAGGTGCAGCATCCCTGTACCTATTCATATAGAGCATCCTTTTATAAATATTGTCGGCACGATGCAAACGACACGTATGCACGAACTAATAGAGAAAGGATATAAAGACAATGGGCTGATAGACAGAATAATTTTTGTTTATCCATCGTCTCAGGAAATTTCAGATTGGGGCTTGGATGAAGATTCTTCCGTATCAACTTTTGGTAAATACTCATCTATGTGGGATTCTATTATAAATAAGGTGATTAGTTTGCCATTTACAGAGAATGAAGATGACAGAGCCATACATAATGTACTGGAATTTTCTTCGGAAGCCAAAGCCTATTTTACAAACTGGCGCAATAATGCGATTCGGGCTGTTAATCAAATCCAAGATGATGGATTGGTGGATAGCAGAGTGATTAAGGCTCCCATGATTACGGCTCGTTTGGCTTTAGTCTTGCAGATTCTTCGCTGGGCTTGCAATGAAGCACACAAGGATTTTGTGGATATTGACTCAACCAAATCAGCTATTGCATTGAGTGAATACTTTGAGAACTGTTATACCAACATTCAAAGATATATGCTGAGAGAGAGCGTTGAACCACAAAAGAGAGAATTGCTTGATTGCCTTTCCGCAACTTTCACTACTGCCGATGCTATTCAAGCCGGAAAAGAAGTAGGGTTGTCGGAAAGGTCGGTGATGTACTCTTTGGTTAATCTTGCCACGAATAAGATTATCAAGAAGGTAAAGCGAGGTGAATATGAGAAACTGCAATAAACGACACCTTTTGCAGTTTGCAGTTGTTGCAGTTTGCACTTTGCGCTTACATAGGATTTCTGCAAAACTGCAATAAGTGCAAGTTGCATGGACTGCAATAACAAAACAAAGAAGTATGGCTGAATATAGATTTTCTCTTCAAAAATATAAGCGTGGTTCAAAATTTTCATGCCCGAAGTGTGGAAAGAAGCAATGCTTTGTCAAGTACATAGATAGTCAAGGAGAAATAACTTTTCCTGATTATGTAGGCAGATGCGACCATGAACAATCTTGTCAATACCATTACACTCCATCAGATTATTTTCATGATAACCCAATGGTGATGGATTACAAAAAGGATGATTTCGTTGAAGTCGACAAGCCTAAGTCTCATTTGCCATCTCCTACCTCTTTTGTTGACAATGAACTAATGGAACGTACTCTTACCAACTATGGCATGAATCCATTGTACATTTACCTATCCGGAGTATTGGGCAAAGACGAGACTTCCCGGATATTCCAACTGTATCATGTTGGTACATCAAAGAAGTGGGGCGGTTCTACCGTCTATTGGCAAATTGATTGGCAGGGTAATGTACGAACAGGAAAAATAATGTTGTATGATTCAAAAACAGGACATCGGATAAAAGAGCCAAGAAGTTATATAAGTTGGGTACATACGGAACTAAATTTCCAAAATTACCATTTGAAGCAATGTCTGTTTGGCGAACATCTGTTGTCTGATAATCCGATCAAACCAGTAGCTATTGTGGAAAGCGAAAAATCCGCTTTGGTAGCGACCCATTATATGCCGGAGTTTATATGGTTGGCTACCGGTGGAATGCACGGATGTTTCAAGCCTGATGTGATAAGTATTTTGAAAGGAAGGCCAGTTATGCTATGCCCAGACTTGGGAGCAAAAGAAGTTTGGCAAACCAAAATGCCTTTGCTTACTTCCGTATGTTCCAAAGTTGTATTGAGTGATAGTCTGGAACAATGCGCTACAGATGAACAACGAAAAAAAGGATTGGACATTGCAGATTTCCTTCTGATGAAAGATACTCCGCAAATAATACTCTCCAAAATGATACAACGTAATCCGGCTTTGCAGATGCTCATTGATGAATTGAAATTGGAGTTAGTGGATGTAGAACAGATGTAATAAAAAGATGAATAGGACAGCTCGCTGTCTTTGGGAAAGGGTTTGTAAAATCCCGTAGCTTATTAGGGCATTTTCACCGCTTTCACTCTCCTAGTGGCAGTAAAAAAGCCCATAAGCGGAGGGATACCCTCTCGACACCCGGATGCCTGTGGCACAAAAGGCGGGATTTTACAACCAAAGAATCAGTGTATAACAATAAAAGGAAATAAGATATGAGTAATACGCAATACGCAGTCTGCCACCTTCAACGTGGCAGTGGTAATGATTCTGGTATGTCATGCCATATAGAAAGGAAGGATGCCAAGAGGGAAAAATATGTACCCATCAATGCCGATGCAAATAGGACGCACCTCAATCGGGAACTGGTTGTATTTCCTGCCGGGGTGAAGAACCGGACGGATGCTATACAACATCGGATAGACCATGCCAGACTGCATCGCAAGGTTGGCAAGAACCAGACGAAAGCCATCCGCATTATCTTGACCGGAACACATGAACAGATGATGAAGATTGCCAAGGAAGGTAAGTTGGATAATTGGATAGATGCCAATCTAAAATGGCTGAAAAATACTTTCGGAAGCGAGAATCTTGTTTCTTGTGTATTGCACATGGACGAGAAAACTCCGCACTTGCATGCCACAATCGTACCCATTGTAACAACAGAACGACTTCGTAAAAAGCGTGAGGGTGAGAAGAAGTACGCAACAAAGTCCGGGGCACGCCTATCGGCAGATGATGTTATGCGACGTAGCAAACTGCACGAATACCAGAACAGTTATGCAGCAGCCATGAAGCCATTCGGATTGCAGCGTGGCATTGTCGGTTCTACAGCAAAACATCTGGCAAATTCAGAATACTATAAACAGCAAATAAATCGGTATGAGGAAGACATCGCCAAATTGCAGGCAGACATTGAAAAAGCACAAGAGGGGAAAAACACAATCCTTTCGTGGTTCGGCAAGGGGGATTTGGCTAAAGCGAAAAAAGAGCTTGCGAGTAGGGATGAGCAGATTGCCAAACTCAAAAATCAGATTAAAACCCTAATGTCTGAAAAGTCTCAACTGAAAGAAAAACATAGGGAAGAGATTGAACAATTAAGGAACGGCTATCAGAAAGAGATAGACAAGGCTATACGTATGGCAGAAAAAACAGGCCGACAATCCAAAGCAAAGGATTCTGTTATAGAAAAGTTGAATCTACGCATTGACCAGCTCGACCGTAAGGCTAACCCTCAGCGTTACAGTCTGTCATCCGGGGCGGAACTTATCCACCATTTCATTCCCAATTATAATAAGCCCAGTCTGCATATTTGGACACAGGTAGGTAATGAGAAATACGACTCTATAAAACATGTTGATTGGCTCAATCCGATATGGGAAAGTTTCACCAAAGACGAAGCTACCATCTATGAATTGATAAATGATGTGTTTGAGCCTCAGGAACAGGTCAATGAAGCACAAGCCAACCTACTTGGAGTGGCTTTTGAACTTGCCGCAGGTGGTCAGGCGCAAGTCCATGTCGGAACTGGTAGCGGAGGTTCATCCTCTGAACTCCCTTGGGGAGAACAGAAGACGAAAAACTCACAGCAACGCAGATAAATTGCCTTTACCAAGTTATAATCTTATCCACAATTTCCTGTTGCTCGGCACTGCTACGCCTCAAATAAATACGAGTGGTTTCAATGCTTTCATGCCCCATCAGGTCGGCAAGTAAAGAAATATCGTTGAACTTCTCCAAGAAATTCTTGGCAAAGCGATGGCGGAACGAATGAGGATAAACCACTTTCTCGTTCAAACCATATTTTGTGGCATAGTTTTTTAACTGTTGGGCAATACCTCTGGTGGTGATACGCTCGCCAAAGCGATTGAGGAATAGATAACCGCTTGTACGATTGGTGCTATTGAGCCACTCCGTAGCTTCCTTGCGGAGTGATTTAGGAATATAGATACGACGTATCTTGCCACCTTTGGTATAGATGTCAAAATAACCTATCTGCACGTGTTCCACCTTCATTTGTATTAGTTCACTGACTCGTGCACCTGTAGCAGCAAGGAAACGAACTACGAAATACCATTCTTGGTTTTCTTCCTTTTTTAGTTTGTTTTTCAGAAAAGCGTAGTCGGCATTGCTGATTACATTTTCCAGATAACTACGCTGTTGTACCTTGACGGATTTTAATCTCAAACGAGATTTATTCATATAGTCAAGATACTTGTTCATTGCCTGAATACGTAGATTTACGGTTTTAGGCTTGAATTTTTCAATGAGATAAGTCTTATAAACAAGCAGGTTGCGCTTGTTCAGTTCCTTATGTCGGGAATAATACTCTTTTACGGCATATAGATAAGCCGCAATCGTGTTCTCCGCCATATTCCCTTGACGAAGATACGTTCCAAAATTTTCAATGTTCATGTCTGATACATTATTAGTTAAACAATTCACTATCATTAATAATGTATGGTATTTACAAATTCATTGAGTTCCTATTATGAGAAGATGCTTGCTACGGGAGAGGTGAAGTGCATTGATGAGGAGATACCGTTTGAGATACCCCAGGGGTGGGAATGGGAGCGTTTTGGCAATGTAATGATAAATAAGGATAGTGAAAGGGTTCCACTTTCTGTAGCTCAACGTCAACATCTAAAGAAAACTTACGATTATTATGGGGCTTCCGGTGTTATCGACAAAGTTGACAAATATCTTTTTGATAAAGATTTATTGCTAATTGGGGAAGATGGGGCAAATCTTATCAATAGAAGTACCCCCATTGCTTTTATAGCAAAAGGAAAGTATTGGGTGAACAATCATGCCCATGTGCTTGATGTTTGCAGCGAAATGGCACTTTCTTATGTAGCTCTATTTATAAATGCTATATCTCTTGTCGATTATGTAACAGGTACAGCTCAACCGAAAATGAATCAAGAAAAGATGAATTCCATTTTATTGGCAATACCACCTGTAAAAGAACAGCACAGAATATTGGAGAAAATGTCGATGGTTGATGCTTTTATTGATAAGTATGCTACTTTACAGACAAAATTGGATTCTTTAGATAATTCTGTTTACGAACTTCTTAGAAAGTCTATTCTACAAGAGGCTATTCAAGGAAAACTCGTTCCACAAATAGCAGAAGAAGGTTCTGCGCAAGAACTGCTTGAACAAATAAAAGCAGAGAAGCAAAAGTTAGTGAAGGAGGGCAAGCTAAAGAAGTCCGCCTTGGCTACTTCTGTTATCTTCCGTGGTGACGATAACAAGTACTTCGAGAAGAATGGAAATACGGAAATGAATATTACTGACGAGATTCCATTTGAAATACCTGATAGCTGGAGTTGGGTAAGACTTAACGATATATGTTCTTATATCCAAAGAGGGAAGTCACCTAAATACTCTCTGATAAAGAAATACCCTGTTGTAGCGCAAAAGTGTAATCAATGGAGTGGTTTCTCAATAGATAAAGCCCAATTCATAGATCCAGATACTTTATCATCGTATGGTGAAGAACGTATTTTACAGGACGGAGATTTAATGTGGAACTCTACAGGATTGGGAACATTAGGACGAATGGCAATTTATTGTAGTACCTTAAACCCGTATGAATTGGCTGTGACAGATAGTCATGTTACTGTTATAAGAGCAATGAAAAAGTTTGTTCTGCCACAATACCTTTATTACTATTTCACAAGCAATACGGTACAATCTGTAATAGAAGATAAATCGGATGGTAGTACAAAACAAAAGGAGCTTGCAACTGCTACAGTAAAAACTTATCTAGTTCCGATTCCACCTCTGATGGAGCAAAGCCGAATTATCTCAAAGATTGAGCAATTAGCAAGTATTATGAGAGGATAAATGCGCAAACCGTTGAGATTGAGCTTCCTTTTGAATATCCTAACATTTGGTCTGTGCTACGTTTGAAAGACATATGCCAACTGATAGACGGTGAAAAAAGAAACGGAAAGGGCATCTGTCTGGATGCAAAATACCTACGTGGTAAATCATCTGCTACCATTGTAGAGAAAGGAAAATTTGTCTATGCCGGAGATAACATCATTCTTGTAGATGGTGAAAATTCAGGTGAAGTTTTCACTGTTCCGCAAGATGGGTATATGGGGAGTACATTCAAACAGTTATGGCTTTCTTCGGCTATATGGAAACCATATATTTTGGCTTTCATTCTGTTCTATAAAGAGGATTTGAGAAATTCAAAAAGAGGTGCGGCTATTCCGCACCTCAATAAAGAGTTATTCTACAATCTGCCTATTGGTATTCCACCTTATCAAGAACAGCAGCGTATTGCAGAACGGATAAATGAACTATCGCAGTTGCTCAAATAGTTTTTCTATTTGAGCAACAATGCGTTGTTGTTCTTTAATCGGAGGTAATGGTATTAATATTTCTTTTACTTTTGCTATACTTACACCACCTATAATGCCCGTTTTATTTAGGTTAAATAGTTCAAAGAACGATGGTGACTGTAGATAATAGTACATGTATTTCCCGATTCCAACAAATGGTGAGAAACAACATAACTTATTCCCAAAACATACATCTTGATTCAGTATTGCAATTTTTCTTCCGGCACTTCCACCTTCAATACACATCAATATTGAGTTATTGGGAGCAAGTCTAAAATCAGGTTCATATTGTTTCGGAATCGCAATGCCATTATCGTAAATAATCCGATTATTAAAATCAACATCCTTAGTTCCAATATAATAACGTCCTATAACATCTGTAAATTTTGATTTCTTTTCAGTTTCACTAATACTGTTGCCAGTGTAAATGTTTGCAATATGAGAAAGTCTTGTCCATACCCAATTCTTGGGAGTTTCAAAAGGTATCTGTTCTGTTATATCCAAGCACTTTTTACCTACCTGCTCATAATACTTGTTATCGTCACCACGAAAGATAACAGAATCAGTCAAAGTAGACTTCTTCAACTTGCCTTCTTTAATGAGTTGCTGCTTTTCCAATTTTATCTGTTCAAGTAACTCTTCGCCAGTTCCTTCTTCTGCTATTTGTTGTACAAGCCGACCTTGAACAGCTTCTTGTAGGATGGATTTTTTGAGATTTCCTAGAAGCTCTACATTTAATTTATCTAATGTCTCTTGAGATTTTGCATATCGATCGATAACAGGTAATATTTCTTGAAGTTTTTTATCTATTTCATATTGCTCGTTAGTAGGTGGAAGTGGAATTAGAAGATTTAATATATGCTCACGGCTAATTCCAGGGATAACACCTTGTGCATTAGAAATTATCGTTTGCAAATTAGCTTCAACTACAGATTTAACATATGATAGACTTATCGCATTGGAGAAATTTCTAATAATTTGAATTTGTCTAGCAATATGTATTTTATCTACATTACAGATGCACATTTTCCCAACTCCTGAACCTTTACAAACAATAAGTAAATCTCCTAATTTTCCTATTACCGTAGGAGTTTCAGTCCAACGATTTATTACCAAATTCCCATTCACAATATTACTTGCTCCTGTAATATAGGGAATTCCTTGATTACTCGAATTATACTTTTCAGGAATAAAGTCTTGCCCTGATAGCAGTTCTATAACATTTGACAGTTTACTCCATTCCCATCCCTTTGGAATCTCAAACGGAATCTCCTCATCAATACATTTCACTTCCCCCGTAGCGAGAAACTTCTCATAATAGGAATTATCATCACCACGGTAAATGATAGATTCGTTTTTATCTTTCTTGATTTTCTTTTCCTTGACCAGTCTAGCTTTTTCGGCTCTGATACGTTCAAGAAGTACAGATGCCGGTTCGTCATTAGGATCTTGCGGTACAAGTTTGCCCTGTATCGCCCACTGAAGTATGCTGTTTTTTAATTGCTTTCCGTTCATTTTTTAATCCTCTGCTTGTACTCTATATGAGAAATACTTTGAGTCTATTTTTACTCCATTTTTAAGTTTGGAATCCATCTCCTTATTCATTGTTGGGAGGAAAGAAAAATAATTCTGAATAGCAGACATAATACCTGCATTGCAACTCTTGTTTTTTACCCAATTTTGAGGAATGAAACTTCTATTATTCTGCTCGCAATTGTTTTTTTCTGCCGAAATAGCACTGTTTAAACAGTTTGCCGCAATATTAATTATGCTGTCAACAAGATTGTTTTCAGAAGCAACTTTTAAGCACTCACTCGGTGATGGTACATTTGTTTGATTGTTACATTTAGCAAAAACCATTGATATGGCAAAAAGAAGATGGTATGGAGCATAAGCCTTCATTGTTAGTAGTTCCTCTTCCAGTCCTAATGGGTTTTCCTGAGTCCATGCATCCATTATTTTTCTCATCCAAAACGATAGAGCATAAGCATCTTCAGGCAAATAGTCGTTCTTGAACAATGTATTGAAATACTTGTCAAAAATCTTAGTTTCACCATAAGATAAATTAGGTCTTTGCATGTACCAAGCTGTAAGATTCTTTCCTAAATATGATAACTCTATGCAGTACTGTTTGTCCTTGTCGGCTGGAATAATTTCACCTCTTTTGGTTGCAAAGAATCCATTAGAATATTTTGCTTCGTATGCCTTTTTGAGTTTCAATATCTGCTTACTGTTACTGCGTAAATCTCTTGCCTTTACAGCACTTTGCGTGTTTGTGTTAATGCTAATAGAATCAGCCCTGTCTCTTTGTGGAATTTCATAAAATCTGAATAGAACATAAGCATCATCACGCTTTCGTACATTCTCACTACAACTTAAAATAGTATTCAATGATTGACATCCATTTACAACATTCAATCCATAAAGTTTAAACTCACCATTGCCACATTCTTCAATTTTGTTACAAATGGCAGTGATTCCATTATGAAAAAAGAAGAAGTCACCACATTTATTCGGATCGTTTATGGTTTTCTTGATCTTTTTATTTACGGTATTGTTAATGCCTAAACTCTGTCGTACATTTTTCTGGAACAAAGATCCATCTTTAATGCCAGGGAGTTTTATACATTCTTTCAGAGGCATGGCTGCAACTATTACGCTTGTCGCCCCTAATTCTGTCGTCATATATTTACCAGCTTCAAGCTTGATAGTATGGTTTAAAGTTGGATTCGTTTGTTCAATAACACAACTATAAGCATCTTCCAAACCTTGTTTATCAACTACGGAGAATTGTGTACTATAATTCAATTCAGCATCATCTTCCTCTGATAATTTGGTTTGGAATGAATGTATATCATCCATAGCCGCATCCGTAAAGATAGATGTTGTTATTAATTCAAAACATACGCAGTAAGAGTCATCTTCTAATGCTGTTGCTATTTCTGATATTTTAGTCTTTAATTTAGAATTAGCATTTTCCTGTAATTGAGCTAAGTTACTAAACTGGCTCCAAGCAGATATAACTTCTCTCACAGGAGTTGCATCAACAGATTCAC
Proteins encoded in this region:
- a CDS encoding AIPR family protein; the encoded protein is MANVLEIIKNEITQDYYKNNFPNDGQRFVAWYMRNIHLLDQRQAKDAITDGANDKQIDAVYIDEDEQKIYIVQGKYYLGESVDATPVREVISAWSQFSNLAQLQENANSKLKTKISEIATALEDDSYCVCFELITTSIFTDAAMDDIHSFQTKLSEEDDAELNYSTQFSVVDKQGLEDAYSCVIEQTNPTLNHTIKLEAGKYMTTELGATSVIVAAMPLKECIKLPGIKDGSLFQKNVRQSLGINNTVNKKIKKTINDPNKCGDFFFFHNGITAICNKIEECGNGEFKLYGLNVVNGCQSLNTILSCSENVRKRDDAYVLFRFYEIPQRDRADSISINTNTQSAVKARDLRSNSKQILKLKKAYEAKYSNGFFATKRGEIIPADKDKQYCIELSYLGKNLTAWYMQRPNLSYGETKIFDKYFNTLFKNDYLPEDAYALSFWMRKIMDAWTQENPLGLEEELLTMKAYAPYHLLFAISMVFAKCNNQTNVPSPSECLKVASENNLVDSIINIAANCLNSAISAEKNNCEQNNRSFIPQNWVKNKSCNAGIMSAIQNYFSFLPTMNKEMDSKLKNGVKIDSKYFSYRVQAED